The Apium graveolens cultivar Ventura unplaced genomic scaffold, ASM990537v1 ctg8210, whole genome shotgun sequence region GTAAAAACCGGCTCGTTTAGCTAAATGAgccggctcgactcgactcgtaaaattaaacgagtcgagttcggACAGAGGTTTAggctcgtttaactaaacgagccggctcgactcgactcgattaATCTCGGCTCGAATTACGTTCTGCTCGAAACTCGGCTCGCTCGGCCCGAATTACAGCCCTAACTAGACGGTCCCGCTACTGATAAAGTCCAATTTCCAATTTTTACAAGACCGGTTAGAAAAATTTCTATATTTTAATGATTAAATACAAATTAAAACTGGACAAATATTGTTTTTAATATATTTGATTAACTTactaaataataagtaaataatcAAGTGAGATGAATATTACAATTAATAGTAGGACCGTAAATGAGAAGAGATGTTCGTAAACGAAATTCAGGATTGACTTGTTTACGTAAACTCGATTCGGTTCAGTATTCTAAACGAGGGCGATCAAGAATATGAAAATGAATTCGAATGAATAATTGAGCCGAGCTTTTTGTTTGCTGGATTCTGACTCGGCTTGTTTAGCTCGTAATCGACTCAGACTTGACTCGAACTCGACTCATATAaagttcatatatattataaataataaattattattgaTCACTTAAATATTGTTATTATTACATTTTTCTCatgatttaataattttttttaaatattttagaaaatttgcTTGTATTTCTAAATTAAACACTTAGTTTTTTCATAATGAAACTATCCAATATTGTTACCAACTCATCTccaatttttaatatttttataaaatcattaaATAACTTGTGATTTATAAAAATTAAACTTAAGCAAAATATCTAAACATAATAACATTTCGACATGGACATTTTAAAATATAACGTACAAACTCTCTTTCGCTCTCTATTGAGTAGCCATCTCAAAATAGCCTCAATCTTGTTTTTCTTGATTTAGTTTCCATTTTTCCTTGGTTACCAATTTATTTGGGTTTGTTTAGTTTCTCCTTAATTGTGAGAGTTTGGTTTTTATTTCTTGTTGGTCATATGTCTGGGATTACAATTTTGCAGAAATTTCATGATATTGATTAAGTGATAAAGGTTTTATGATGATGCATCTATGGTTGATTGCTCAAAACAACAACTGAAATATTACAACATGTACATATCTCTTTAAAAAATTACTTGGTTGCCTATCAAAGAACGAAGGATTCAATAACGATATGATCATACGTTTGTTCAATTTCGATTATATGTGTAAATGCCGTAtattattgaattttttttttaaaaataagtaatgTATGATTTCTAAAATTAAGAActcaaaaatttaaaataaaattgtttATGTTCTTAAAACACAACTTGAAAAATAAATGATTTAGATTAGGAATTATGGGTAGAGTGTTTGTATATATatcattataaaataaaaactagtATTTGATCTTGATGCAATTTgtaaaactaaaaattatattttaaattcgGTCGAGTAAAAAATACATGTGAAATATTAGGGGACAACTCGAGTTTGTTCAAATTCAGCTCGAATTCATATAATAAAGAGCCGATCTTGAACATCACTTTCCGTTAGTTTATTAAATTCAGCCTCATCTAAAAAAAGAAAATTAAGCTAAACTTGATCTGGACGGCTCAGATCCGTTCGTTTGCTAAATTCAAGTATGTCATAGTTGTAAATAGCATCGTCGTGTTCATAAATTTTTTCTTACAATAAAATGATATAATAAAAAAGGAGTTAGGTTCAAATTTACGAAAATATCGCTAATTTGTAGTGTTTTTTTAGATTAaaataatttagataaaataGTAAACTATGTTTTAATCCCATGTGACACCCCAGGCAGCCTCACGTTTAGGCTGTGTGACCTCCAAAAGTATACCACCATATACAAACTCGAGCCCGATAAACTTGGAATTTGAACATTTGCATCAATTACAAACTACAACGAGGCTTATGAAATTGTCAAGTTTTTGCAGTGTCTTAATTTGAGGATGATTACTGGAGGGGAAAAAATCACTGTAGCATATAAATTCCCCACAGGGCGAACTTGTAATGTGATACTCAAACGACCATTTCTTTAATCATAATGGCTGAGTCAAAGAAGTTCACATATACAACAGCACCTACTTTGTTAGAGTTTCCCACAAACTCCAGGAACATAGGCAGTTAATTGAACAGCAACTTTCTTCGAACTGAAAGTACACAAACTTCCATAATGGCCTTTGGATCATAAACTAAGCAATGAAGATTGTCATAGACACATACTACATCATAATTCCTAACTATTAAAATCAAGATATCGAGAAACAAGTTGAAAATCAAGATAAACCAGAGTAGCCCTAAACAGCTTTAAAGCTTTCAGGATACATTTAAATCCGATGAACACTTTTGAGCTTCTAGCGCAGACAGAGCAGCGAGAGCACTTATAGTATATGTTATCAGACACAGTTTTAAGGTTTAATTAAACTGGTTTTTGTGATTTTCTTTCACTTTCACATACATAACCCCGAATGAACTTATGCATTTTTGTCATTTGACTTTAAACTTACTTCTTAACCCAACTCGCTTTGGTTTAACACTCAATTTTAGGGAAATACTAacatctacaaatgaaaagccaCTCTAAAAGAAATATGCCTCTAAATCTTACAGTTCTTCCGTGTGGATAACTTATACAAGTAACATAATGTAAGATAGGATTACAAATGTAAAACCAGCTGTATAATTCAAACTGCAACTTAGCTAACAACAGAAGTTATAACAAGGCCTTCCTAAATGAAAAATTTAAAGTATGACCACCAAATTTGACCTAAAACCAAAGCCCAACAAAGCTAGGCCAAAgctgaataaataaaataaactacaCTCATCAAGATGAAAGGGAAATAATACTATGAATCATGAAAAACAGAATCAACCAAGAGCAATTTACAAGCATAcaacataaaaatcatttatatGATATGTAAATGTTATAAAAATGTCAAGCACTAAATGCTAAAGTTATCTCGCAGCCTACAgtaattattaaattttgaaattaggaGTACATACAAATATTAGATAAACAACTAGAAAAGCTTAAAACATAACGTGTTCTTGAAATGGAACTAGTTATAAAAACCTTGTATTTTTGCAGTAAAATAAGCAATGTTCAACAACTTAGATTACTCGGCCTTAGTACTCGGGAGACTGCTCGGACTCGGCCCTATTTTCGATCCTGTTTTGCTCTATTCGGTTATAAGTCAGTCTTCTACTTGAGGAGACTCCCATCTTTTGACACCCTCCAAGGTGAAACTCCTCTCTAGACTGATAAAACCGGGGACATAAGTCATCGCACCAAATGTGAGAAACTCACCCTCCGGGAAAATGTGATGTCGCAATGTTTTATGTTGAGGATGATAAGTGAACAATTGAAGTTGGTCACAATACATTAAGATGTTCCCATCTTTGAGAACTTTAAGAAGCCGAACCATGTCGGTATTTATACCTTCATGTAATGGAGGATTAGGAGTGATGATGAGTTTTTTACTCCAACTATCTTCCACGCCATAATCTCTCTTCACCCAAATAGAAAGTTCAGAGTATAGTGTTATATCACATATACACAAGCAACCTTTAAGTACTCCCAAGTTCCTAAAATGATTATGGACTCCCAAGATGCTAAAATGATCTGTATTCCCAGGAGCCCGTGGAGGAGCTTCCATTGGACGAAATAATTCTCTATCCAAATCGAAAGCACATATTAGTTCACCAGCTAACCAATGGAGGCGGCCACTGACATAGTGACCCCTATCATGTTCATTCAGATGGAAGGGGACATGTCCTAGATCTCTCCACATGCCGGTTCCAAGCGTATAAACCTCGCTCCCTAGGTCATATTCAGTTGAAGGAAATCTACCCTTATAAAAACGTACAATCTTGTACTGTTGGTTCGATTCAACAAGTCCAAAGCCATAATATCCCTTTAAATATGATACTCTGGTGTACTCGGAATCTTGAAGGCGTATGTACTCTTGTGTAATTGGATTGCATACATATGCTGAATCATCATAACTATCTTCTAAGCATATTAACCCATTAACTGATCCAATTAACCCCACATAGTCTCCCAAGGCAAGTCCCGGGGAAAATCTCATCATAGGCTCGTGATGAATATCATGTTGGCGATGTTGGTCATCTAGTTCAACCACTGCAAGGTCACCATCATTGTCATCATCTACGTCCTCGGCGTCTCCTTGATGAAGTAAAAGCATTTTAGATGATATAGAGAGATGCAGACGCGAAAAAAATGGTTCTGAAACTATATTACACCATCTTTTGCACACGCTTTTGCATGACACTATTGTCCTCACAGGAGTTCTTGATATAATTTCAGCAATCAATTCTTCTGGTAAGTCCATAGTGGAGAATTTGTCACTGCACACCTTGcatcaaataaaataattcttTTCAGTGAAGAAATATATCATTGACTAATTTTATAAATCTCAAACAAAACAAAGAATCATTATGCAAATGCACCTCTATCTTCATTCAAATttccaaaataaaaaaaattcatatatCATGATTTGTTAAATATTAGCTAGGATATGACACAAGTGAGATCATATCACAATGGTGACATCATAATTAATGTAGCAAGAGGAGCCACCAAGTGACAAAAGCAAGTTTTAAAGAGAAGCTATGTTTTTTTATATAAAGAGACTTACTCTTCCTTCTTGTATAACAAAGCACAACAGAAAATGCAGCAGAAGTGGTAGTATAGACAATACACACAGTTCACTGTATTCTTGTGTTCATTATCTTGCTCTGTAATAGTATAAACAATGCACACAGTTAACTGTACTCTTGTGTTCATTATCTTTCTCTGCCTTCTTTTTCTATATTTAgtcatatatacatataaattgTGACATGATTATATTTCTAAAGAAAATCATGTCTTGACTTAAATTTATTAACAATTAACATACTAAGTCCCAATGTATTAAAAATTTAATAGATTAAATGGCTTGATTTGGAATCCAATCTATTTTGACCGATGCCAAATTAATAAAACCCTTTTATTCTTAAAACTTTCATCCTGATTCTAATTGGAATATTTCCCCTGTGATGAGCTCTAGTGATGCGCTCTTCAATCCAACATACAAGTGGAATCCCAAGGGGGGTGTATTAACACATACATGAACAGAGTAATCGAGAAATTCTTTTATATATCTAGCTCtgaaaatttcaaattattaattCTTCACTTAGTAATCATTGAAAAGTTTGTTAATTAATAGAATCACGAAATTTAATAGTAAGATATGAAAAAATAAAGTATATAATTCAGAAAATACCTCTTACAAGGGCTTGGAGTAGAAAGAAGAGGCAAGGCTACGGTTTCGTGCACAGTAGAAATTTGGAAGCACAAACGGTGAGTAGATTTCGAGCCGAAGGAACTCAGAAGCACATGCGTTGGAATTTTTTTACACGGTTATGTATAATAATTCATTTCTATGTTTGCTACATGGCATTGGGATATCAAGTCAGTAAAGTACTCTATACTAGGAAATAGGCGGCGTATCGTATGGGCTATAATATTTTTGGTCCGAACTACAAGTTAGTAAAAGGACCGCGTTTCGTGTAGGCCTATAATATTATTGGTCTGAAGTTCAAGtcattaattattttctaatcGAAAAATGTAAGAAAACAACTACTTCAACGTCCTCGTGAAAACGATCCCAATTTATAATATCGTCGGTAGTACggttataaaaaaataaaaatggtaCTTTATCTTTAATTTCTCACAATTTCCAAAATCTAATATACTTATTATCTACTCTTATCATTAAATGATATAAAATGTAAGTTCGGATTTTGAATCAATATTTAAGGAGCGTATACTTCTACATTTTAAAGCACGTTTCTTCGGGTAATACCCTGTTGTAAATTTCACCTTTTCTTAAATTTTCCTTGTCATCCATTGTGGTGCCTTGTCCCGAAAGGAGTACTAACAATGACTCTTAAGAACACTTGCAATGTGGGAACAAAATTAATTAACATATATACATAATCATATACATGTGGGCACAAATTAGAACCAATCCTTAAAATAGAATCTCATAATCATGTGAATTCTGCTGCATAACCCTAAATTTTAAATAGATTTTTAAAATCTAAACATATATACATCACTTTCGtaagtttaaaaatattttgaacaTATGCTTAAAATTCAGACCACACAGCCCATGAGAGTCGGCCGCCCTAACTTCATCAAACCCTAGCCGCCCTACCTTCTTGTTCACCCTTTATACCCATCTCTATCTCCATATTCATCTACATCTTCTCCTTTTATtcactttttctttaataaaatcgagatttgttttacaaaactcgaaaaatccattacagttcttcactttagttttaagatctactaaggtaagagtctggattttataataaaattcagtttttggattcaaaatctgcggtctaacaacatattacaatttggtgttattccgagatttttgaattttgggttGTTTTCGTATTATTCTGTTTAAATTattatttgtgtgtttgattgtctcgctttatgcgatgtgtctcgctttgtgcgatgtggtggttgtgttgaaaatgaattggatggtgtattgggagatctggatatctcgcatcaacaacactttcggcaggtctatagctggtgtccggcaggtagatagctggggtgcgtttggaacggtggtgaaaatcacatgtgctcacctctcacaaaaaatatttgttcataacatgaggcctctaaactcagttgttgcaact contains the following coding sequences:
- the LOC141704754 gene encoding F-box protein At3g07870-like — translated: MDLPEELIAEIISRTPVRTIVSCKSVCKRWCNIVSEPFFSRLHLSISSKMLLLHQGDAEDVDDDNDGDLAVVELDDQHRQHDIHHEPMMRFSPGLALGDYVGLIGSVNGLICLEDSYDDSAYVCNPITQEYIRLQDSEYTRVSYLKGYYGFGLVESNQQYKIVRFYKGRFPSTEYDLGSEVYTLGTGMWRDLGHVPFHLNEHDRGHYVSGRLHWLAGELICAFDLDRELFRPMEAPPRAPGNTDHFSILGVHNHFRNLGVLKGCLCICDITLYSELSIWVKRDYGVEDSWSKKLIITPNPPLHEGINTDMVRLLKVLKDGNILMYCDQLQLFTYHPQHKTLRHHIFPEGEFLTFGAMTYVPGFISLERSFTLEGVKRWESPQVED